The DNA segment TTAACCACAACCTCCCCGGATGTGGGTTTCAATATACCGTTGAAGTGAAGAAAGAGTGTTGATTTACCAGCACCATTGGGTCCAAGAAGAGCAACGATCTTACCATTATCAACCTTGAAGTTAACGTTTTCAAGGGCCTTCGTACCGTCAGGATACTCATATACAATATCCTTTGTTTCAATAACATTCATTTTATCACCCTATTCCATTTTATACAAAATAAATAACTTTAAATAGTCTGGAATATTTATTAAACTCATTAATTGTTTTATTGTGCTCAGTATGGCCTTGTTTAAAAAAAATGTTAGAAAAAGCTGAGATATATTGTTCTATCAGAAGATACTGAAACTGGCTGTGAGGTAAGTTCCAATTGAGAGTGTGACTTCAAATAGAACTAATAAAATCAGGTTTCGAACTCCCATACTTTTTATGCTTCCAACTTCTCCCATGGTCCTGATTGAACCATCATAGCATCTTGATTCCATTGAAACATATACCTGTTCTCCTTTCATCCATGTTTTTATAAATATGTTGCTTGCAAGCATTCCCATGGATTTGTAGGATTGTTTGAAGCTTGAGTACCCAAGGCGTGTTTCCTGGGAGTGGTACATGTTGATTCCCTCTTCTAAAAACACGAATATGTACCGGTACATGAGCATGGATATTTCAATGACAACTTTGGGAACCTTCAGGCGTTCAAATATTGAAAATAGTTCAGTCATGGGTGTGGTAAGGGCAATAAATGCCATGCATGAAAATCCACCCATGATCCTTGCAAATACAAGGAAACCTCTGTTGAACCCATCCACAGTCACAGCAATGTTAAAAATTCCCATATCATATATTGGAGCACCAACTCCAAAGAACAGGGCCATGAAAACAAAGGTTATAAATGCAAATATGAATGGAACAAAAAGGAACTTCAAATAAAATTTGTAGGGA comes from the Methanobacterium aggregans genome and includes:
- a CDS encoding ATP-binding cassette domain-containing protein, coding for MNVIETKDIVYEYPDGTKALENVNFKVDNGKIVALLGPNGAGKSTLFLHFNGILKPTSGEVVV
- the cbiQ gene encoding cobalt ECF transporter T component CbiQ, whose product is MFENTLDNYAHSNGIRNVNTYFKVLFAIITMLVSLVSTSPIVPLFIFLFLTLLILFPAKIPYKFYLKFLFVPFIFAFITFVFMALFFGVGAPIYDMGIFNIAVTVDGFNRGFLVFARIMGGFSCMAFIALTTPMTELFSIFERLKVPKVVIEISMLMYRYIFVFLEEGINMYHSQETRLGYSSFKQSYKSMGMLASNIFIKTWMKGEQVYVSMESRCYDGSIRTMGEVGSIKSMGVRNLILLVLFEVTLSIGTYLTASFSIF